The window atcgggcttggtgtgactgactcatctttctcactgtgCTTACATGTCgacggggcaggcagcaggacataatcggactgggtgtgactgtctcatctctctcactgtgttaacaGGTCAGCAGGGCagccaacaggacataatcggacagggtgtgacttatttctcttaccgtgttaacagttcggcagggcagccagctggACATAATCGCGCTGGTTGTAACAGactcgtctctctcaacgtggtgacaggacggcagggcagccagcaggacataatcgggctggttgtgacagtctcatctctctaaccgtgttaacaggtcgacagggcagccagcaggacataatcaggctggttgtgaaagtcccgtctctctcaacgtgttgatatgacgacgcctttgactgtctcatctttccaaccagattgaaatgacggaggggcagcaagtactacacgccataattaggcagtgtgtgaccgtcttatctttctcgctgtgttgacaggacggttgggtaggacataattggactggttgagactgtctcatctctcttaccgtgttaacatgtcggcagggcagccagcaggacataatcgagctggttgtgacagtcccgtctctctcaacgtgttgatagGACGATGGGTTAGGCATAATCCGGCTGGCTTTGACAGTCCCATCTTTGTAACCAGATTGAAAGGTCGGAGGGGCAGCAAGCACGACACgccataattaggcagtgtgtgaccgtcttatctttctcacagtattgacaggacggtgggacaggacatattggactgggtgagactgtctcatccctctcactgtgttgccgggacggcggggcagccagcaggacataatcgggcttggtgtgactgactcatctttctcaccgtGCTTACATGTCgacggggcaggcagcaggacataatcggactgggtgtgactgtctcatctctctcactgtgttaacaGGTCAGCAGGGCagccaacaggacataatcggacagggtgtgacttatttctcttaccgtgttaacaggtcggcagggcagccagctggACATAATCGCGCTGGTTGTAACAGactcgtctctctcaacgtggtgacaggacggcagggcagccagcaggacataatcgggctggttgtgacagtctcatctctctaaccgtgttaacaggtcggcagggcagtcagcaggacataatcaggctggttgtgaaagtcccgtctctctcatcgtgttgatatgacgacgcctttgactgtctcatctttctaaccagattgaaatgacggaggggcagcaagtactacacgccataattaggcagtgtgtgaccgtcttatctttctcgcagtgttgacaggacggttgggtaggacataattggactggttgagactgtctcatctctcttaccgtgttaacatgtcggcagggcagccagcaggacataatcgagctggttgtgacagtcccgtctctctcaacgtgttgatagGACGAtgggggcaggcagcaggacataatcggactgggtgtgactgtctcatctctctcactgtgttaacaGGTCAGCAGGGCagccaacaggacataatcggacagggtgtgacttatttctcttaccgtgttaacaggtcggcagggcagccagctggACATAATCGCGCTGGTTGTAACAGACTTgtctctctcaacgtggtgacaggacggcagggcagccagcaggacataatcgggctggttgtgacagtctcatccctctaaccgtgttaacaggtcggcagggcagccagcaggacataatcaggctggttgtgaaagtcccgtctctctcaacgtgttgatatgacgacgcctttgactgtctcatctttctaacCAGATTGAAATGACAGAGGGGCAGCAAGTACTACACgccataattaggcagtgtgtgaccgtcttatctttctcgcagtgttgacaggacggttgggtaggacataattggactggttgagactgtctcatctctcttaccgtgttaacatgtcggcagggcagccagcaggacataatcgagctggttgtgacagtcccgtctctctcaacgtgttgatagGACGATGGGTTAGGCATAATCTGGCTGGCTTTGACAGTCCCATCTTTGTAACCAGATTGAAAGGTCGGAGGGGCAGCAAGCACGACACgccataattaggcagtgtgtgaccgtcttatctttctcacagtattgacaggacggtgggacaggacatattggactgggtgagactgtctcatccctctcactgtgttgccgggacggcggggcagccagcaggacataatcgggcttggTGTTACTGACTCATCATTCTCACTGTGCTTACATGTCgacggggcaggcagcaggacataatcggactgggtgtgactgtctcatctctctcactgtgttaacaGGTCAGAAGGACagccaacaggacataatcggacagggtgtgacttatttctcttaccgtgttaacaggtcggcagggcagccagctggACATAATCGCGCTGGTTGTAACAGactcgtctctctcaacgtggtgacaggacggcagggcagccagcaggacataatcgggctggttgtgacagtctcatctctctaaccgtgttaacaggtcggcagggcagccagcaggacataatcaggctggttgtgaaagtcccgtctctctcaacgtgttgatatgacgacgcctttgactgtctcatctttctaaccagattgaaatgacggaggggcagcaagtactacacgccataattaggcagtgtgtgaccgtcttatctttctcacagtattgacaggacggtgggacaggacatattggactgggtgagactgtctcatccctctcactgtgttgccgggacggcggggcagccagcaggacataatcgggcttggtgtgactgactcatctttctcactgtgCTTACATGTCgacggggcaggcagcaggacataatcggactgggtgtgactgtctcatctctctcactgtgttaacaGGTCAGCAGGGCagccaacaggacataatcggacagggtgtgacttatttctcttaccgtgttaacagttcggcagggcagccagctggACATAATCGCGCTGGTTGTAACAGACTCGTCTCTCTCAAGGTGGTGACaggacggcagggcagccagcaggacataatcgggctggttgtgacagtctcatctctctaaccgtgttaacaggtcgacagggcagccagcaggacataatcaggctggttgtgaaagtcccgtctctctcaacgtgttgatatgacgacgcctttgactgtctcatctttccaaccagattgaaatgacggaggggcagcaagtactacacgccataattaggcagtgtgtgaccgtcttatctttctcgctgtgttgacaggacggttgggtaggacataattggactggttgagactgtctcatctctcttaccgtgttaacatgtcggcagggcagccagcaggacataatcgagctggttgtgacagtcccgtctctctcaacgtgttgatagGACGATGGGTTAGGCATAATCCGGCTGGCTTTGACAGTCCCATCTTTGTAACCAGATTGAAAGGTCGGAGGGGCAGCAAGCACGACACgccataattaggcagtgtgtgaccgtcttatctttctcacagtattgacaggacggtgggacaggacatattggactgggtgagactgtctcatccctctcactgtgttgccgggacggcggggcagccagcaggacataatcgggcttggtgtgactgactcatctttctcaccgtGCTTACATGTCgacggggcaggcagcaggacataatcggactgggtgtgactgtctcatctctctcactgtgttaacaGGTCAGCAGGGCagccaacaggacataatcggacagggtgtgacttatttctcttaccgtgttaacaggtcggcagggcagccagctggACATAATCGCGCTGGTTGTAACAGactcgtctctctcaacgtggtgacaggacggcagggcagccagcaggacataatcgggctggttgtgacagtctcatctctctaaccgtgttaacaggtcggcagggcagtcagcaggacataatcaggctggttgtgaaagtcccgtctctctcatcgtgttgatatgacgacgcctttgactgtctcatctttctaaccagattgaaatgacggaggggcagcaagtactacacgccataattaggcagtgtgtgaccgtcttatctttctcgcagtgttgacaggacggttgggtaggacataattggactggttgagactgtctcatctctcttaccgtgttaacatgtcggcagggcagccagcaggacataatcgagctggttgtgacagtcccgtctctctcaacgtgttgatagGACGATGGGTTAGGCATAATCCGGCTGGCTTTGACAGTCCCATCTTTGTAACCAGATTGAAAGGTCGGAGGGGCAGCAAGCACGACACgccataattaggcagtgtgtgaccgtcttatctttctcacagtattgacaggacggtgggacaggacatattggactgggtgagactgtctcatccctctcactgtgttgccgggacggcggggcagccagcaggacataatcgggcttggtgtgactgactcatctttctcaccgtGCTTACATGTCgacggggcaggcagcaggacataatcggactgggtgtgactgtctcatctctctcactgtgttaacaGGTCAGCAGGGCagccaacaggacataatcggacagggtgtgacttatttctcttaccgtgttaacaggtcggcagggcagccagctggACATAATCGCGCTGGTTGTAACAGactcgtctctctcaacgtggtgacaggacggcagggcagccagcaggacataatcgggctggttgtgacagtctcatctctctaaccgtgttaacaggtcggcagggcagtcagcaggacataatcaggctggttgtgaaagtcccgtctctctcatcgtgttgatatgacgacgcctttgactgtctcatctttctaaccagattgaaatgacggaggggcagcaagtactacacgccataattaggcagtgtgtgaccgtcttatctttctcgCAGTGTTGACAGGACGGTTGGGTAGGACATAATTGAACtggttgagactgtctcatctctcttaccgtgttaacatgtcggcagggcagccagcaggacataatcgagctggttgtgacagtcccgtctctctcaacgtgttgatagGACGATGGGTTAGGCATAATCCGGCTGGCTTTGACAGTCCCATCTTTGTAACCAGATTGAAAGGTCGGAGGGGCAGCAAGCACGACACGCCAAaattaggcagtgtgtgaccgtcttatctttctcacagtattgacaggacggtgggacaggacatattggactgggtgagactgtctcatccctctcactgtgttgccgggacggcggggcagccagcaggacataatcgggcttggtgtgactgactcatctttctcaccgtGCTTACATGTCgacggggcaggcagcaggacataatcggactgggtgtgactgtctcatctctctcactgtgttaacaGGTCAGCAGGGCagccaacaggacataatcggacagggtgtgacttatttctcttaccgtgttaacaggtcggcagggcagccagctggACATAATCGCGCTGGTTGTAACAGactcgtctctctcaacgtggtgacaggacggcagggcagccagcaggacataatcgggctggttgtgacagtctcatctctctaaccgtgttgacaggtcggcagggcagtcagcaggacataatcaagctggttgtgaaagtcccgtctctctcatcgtgttgatatgacgacgcctttgactgtctcatctttctaaccagattgaaatgacggaggggcagcaagtactacacgccataattaggcagtgtgtgaccgtcttatctttctcgcagtgttgacaggacggttgggtaggacataattggactggttgagactgtctcatctctcttaccgtgttaacatgtcggcagggcagccagcaggacataatcgagctggttgtgacagtcccgtctctctcaacgtgttgatagGACGATGGGTTAGGCATAATCTGGCTGGCTTTGACAGTCCCATCTTTGTAACCAGATTGAAAGGTCGGAGGGGCAGCAAGTACTACACgccataattaggcagtgtgtggccgtcttatctttctcacagtattgacaggacggtgggacaggacatattggactgggtgagactgtctcatccctctcactgtgttgccgggacggcggggcagccagcaggacataatcgggcttggtgtgactgactcatctttctcactgtgCTTACATGTCgacggggcaggcagcaggacataatcggactgggtgtgactgtctcatctctctcactgtgttaacaGGTCAGCAGGGCagccaacaggacataatcggacagggtgtgacttatttctcttaccgtgttaacaggtcggcagggcagccagctggACATAATCGCGCTGGTTGTAACAGactcgtctctctcaacgtggtgacaggacggcagggcagccagcaggacataatcgggctggttgtgacagtctcatctctctaaccgtgttaacaggtcggcagggcagccagcaggacataatcaggctggttgtgaaagtcccgtctctctcatcgtgttgatatgacgacgcctttgactgtctcatctttctaaccagattgaaatgacggaggggcagcaagtactacacgccataattaggcagtgtgtgaccgtcttatctttctcgcagtgttgacaggacggttgggtaggacataattggactggttgagactgtctcatctctcttaccgtgttaacatgtcggcagggcagccagcaggacataatcgagctggttgtgacagttccgtctctctcaacgtgttgatagGACGATGGGTTAGGCATAATCTGGCTGGCTTTGACAGTCCCATCTTTGTAACCAGATTGAAAGGTCGGAGGGGCAGCAAGCACGACACgccataattaggcagtgtgtgaccgtcttatctttctcacagtattgacaggacggtgggacaggacatattggactgggtgagactgtctcatccctctcactgtgttgccgggacggcggggctgccagcaggacataatcgggcttggtgtgactgactcatctttctcactgtgCTTACATGGTTGTTCACCAGCAAGAGACTGATTGAGACGGTCACATCCACTTTAAAATTTAGTCATTCAGGGCAACAAAACAAGGTAGATGGAGGCTGCTTGTTCTCGAAGGGACTTGGTGAAGTACTGCTATGAATGCGCACAGAAAACGAGACAGTAGTGTGTCCACACAATGCAGTGGGGAACAGTGCCCccgtatacatgcttcccgaaattggtggcttgcactggaactaactttttcccccttgtccgtcattaaaggcattcaagtgtgttggtcaaccatgactatctcctttgtccctcaaccatgaggcctagtttccccttatgacatcactatttcggacactcagcgccccatttctggaaaggtgtatacgaCTATGGTAATATTCAGAGCAGAAGTACGGGTACACAAAATCGGGCCAAGGATATTGAGGTTTGAATGGGGACCATGGGTAATGGGATGAACGGCTGATCATCGGAACATATCGAGAGTGTGATCTTATCTTCAGAATTTATCCTCGGAGCCAAAGAACCGACACGTCTCTCGATATCCATCCTGTCATGGATCATGGAAACGCAAAGGATCCTTTCAGGACTCAGTCAATAGGAGGCAGAGTCCAGTTAGCCTGGCACTCGCTCTATAACGATCAGTTACAAGCGGTCGACCCAATGCATGGTATTATGCATAGTATTATGCATAGTAGGCTACCCGTTGCCACCCAGCAACGATTCCCAACTTTGAAGTAATGCACAATGACAAGATATAGTCTGGTGTGAAGTATATTTTCTATACAATATAACACAAATACATGCTTTTGTTATTAACAAAACCAAGCTCTGTATATATAAAAGACATCTcaattctttttgtttttcCTAAAAATGTTGTCAACGCCACCCCTTAATTCTCTGTGACCAGCACTGCCATTTAAAATTCATAacagttttttttttcattatcagCCAATAAAATCAACAAGTTCCGTATTTTGACCAGGCAGCGCCAAGATATAAACCAACAAGACACATTGTTCTATTTCCACAATTTGTCTCAAGTAAACAACTTCTAACAAAAAGATAAAAGTCTCAACAAGTACATACTAGACCACCTCTAGTTCTCGCCCAAACACTGTCACTTGACAACAGTAAAAACCCCACATGAACACACTAGTACGATTGACTATAATACCCCTTTTCAAGATACCAGCCAGAGGCTTTAAGAAAAACTTGACTcgagaaaataaaacaaacattttggttGGAATGTTGAGAACAAGGTGACTCGTGCGATATGATGAGACCATCTCCTAAACTAGAGTTTTTCTTAGAtttacaatttttttgtttGGAAAAGTCATGTTTCACAACATTTTGTCCATGATAATACCAAAGTCTAGTCTCAGTCAATGACAACACAGACAATGTTCATAAGAACAACACTTATCACACACAACCAATGTTTATGTCTTTGTTTCCACAAATGTTCCAAGAAATGTCCTTTGAAATATCTGAATCTAATCATCGTCATTGAACACTTTCTTCTTTCCTGCAAAGTCTTGGATGGCGCCCTTGTGAGCTGCACTGGCACCACCACCACGACCTCCCCGACCCCCTCGTCCACCACCTCCTCTCCTGTCAAATCCTCCACGTCCCCGACCTCGATCACCAAATCCACCTCGTCCTCCACGGCCACCTCCGAATCCACCTTAAAAACAAATGTGAAAATTGGGTTTAAACACTTTCAGTAGTGGCTGAAATGCGTTCTCCAGCCAAATTCAAACATATCAGCAGAAGAAAATCCCAAGTTCCAAATTGTTATGCAGTATTCAAATAAAAGATCACAACCAAATGATATAACTAGAAAATAGAATTCTATACTATATATTATCACCAAGAATCTCTCGGGTCTGAACTATTCTTACCTCCTCGCCCACCACCAGGAGAGCTACCGAAGTCATTTGCATAACCGATGTGCACACTTCTGCCATCAATATCAGAGTTGTTCATGGACTTATGGGCTTCTGTTGCTTCAGCAGGCGATGGAAAACTGATGAACGCCATTCCTCTCGATCGGCCAGTGTCCCTATCTGTCAGAAGTTTACATCTTGTTGTGTTAGTGAAATAAGAACCGAGGCCATTTTCTGTTGTGTCATAGCTGAGGTTCTTGACGATGATCGTGCTAGTCTCGCCCGCAGCAGCTGAAAGTGTACGAGTATAACCAATAAGAAAATGCCCTGCACATAACTTCAGTGGATTACAGAGATGTACTGGTTTTTAATCTAGTTGACATCATCTCTTTTTTGCAGTGTTATTGAATTGCTCAGACAAGATTAGCGTTGGAACAAGTTTTCTTCATCGCTCACAGAGCTCAAAGCGAGCTGGGTCTGTTGTCATCACAGCAACTCAATATACTCAATCAGCCATCTGGCTGTCAAAACTTACGTTCTTGACGATCTCCAAATGACCTTctctccccaccaccaccacctcggCCGAAACCACCTCCTCGTCCAAAACCGCCTCCTCGACCGAAGCCGCCTCCTCGCCCACCTCTTGGGGTTGAGGGCTTTGGCGTGGCAACATCCAAGAACAGACTCTCCCCACTCAATTCAACACCTTGCTTGCTCTTGATGTATTTGTCAACAGCTTTAGGATCATCAAATTGAATGTATGCAAACCTGTGATAAGAAAATCTGCTGTTATTATTCTGAAACAGTGCAAAACTGACAAACAATTTCACGCAAAAGACACAAACCTGTGTTGATAAAATTAATTCGTGTACACTAAAAAAACTTCTTATTCACTGAAAACTTAAATATTTGAGATTTACAATGGGCAGCATTTCCGTAAGAACTGTTCTCTTACCCTTTTGGTACACCATCTCGTTTTGGTATGAAGATATCGTTAGAACCAGGGAAGATTTCATCGAGCATAGTTTCTGTAACATCCTCACCGATGTTTTTGATGTACAGCTTCTTAGGCTGACCGTCTCCATCTCCACCTCCACCTACACCTTAAACAAGAACGAATCGGAATTGAAGCATTATCATTTGTGCCAATTTTTTTAACATGAATTCGATGACTTGCATAATGCATGATGGTGCAAGGAAAAACCAAGTTTAATAGTCTAAGGTGGGTCCACTGCTAAATAGTCAAAAGGGACAGAAACCAAATTAAGTAACCTTGAGGGCCAGTTCTCAGTCAAATGCCTCGTTTGTCCTCATTATTCCGTCTATTTGACAGTAGGACTCGTCATCGCTCATCACTGAACCAAGCCGAGTTCAAGGTCATATCATAGCCATCAGGCCGACTTGTTAAGTCAGAAGAAATGTAGAGCCAAAGAAGCCACACACCACAACTGCAGATGTCCAACTACTTCAAGCAACAGGTTGGATGGCCATGCTCACCAAGGAGTCAACCAGGCCAGGCCAAGCAGACCCCCCCCAAATTGCTTTTACCAACATTGTCAGACAACATCAGAGACCCACATTGATTTATATTGCAAAGCAAATTGCCTGTGATAAATGAAGGAAATAATTATGCTTTTTTTACCTGCACTTGGAGTTCTTGGCGTACCAGGGGCCCTGGATTCTTCGATTTTGAGGGCATCACCCTTAAGTTCCTGTCCATTGAGTGCCAGGGCTTTTGGAAGGTCAGAGGCATTTGCAAGGTCAACATGGCCAAACCTGGAAGGATATGGTTGTATTTTAAAGTTACCAGCTCTCAGTTGGCCTTGCATCATCTGTTTATTTATACAGTACGACTTGTCAATGCTCATCACTGCACTGAATGCCAAAATACTAGTGTCACCTTGCCAAGTTGACAGCCGCAAGTGACCTTTGGTTTACCGCAGCACATAAACTTATCATCTCCACAATGACAGCAGAACCAGAGATTAGCGTGAATAATCTGTAGCGTTAAGTGCTTACCTTTTGCCTTCCAATCGTCTCACTGCTGCGACTGCGATGTCGTTCTTCTTGAAGAATTTCAGGAGATGTTTTTCTTCAACTTCAGCTTTCACGTTTCCAACATATAAGGTGACTTTCTGGGCTGAAAAAGATCGGGAAAAAATTAGTCGCATTCTTGGTTAAGAAAAAGAGAGACAGTGCAGAGAAATAGGTAGCCAGATCTGCCGAATTCACATCTTGTAGCTATTGGCATAACTAATCGGGTGTCCCAGAAACCTTTTCAAAGTGGTGGAATAGTATCTCAAGAGCAGCAGCTGAAAATTTGTTATCGTACAAAGTCAAGTTAGGAAAGAAAGTTAGCATTATATCTCCTCCAGTCAAGGTTAGGCTTAATCTAAAACAGAAGATGCCATCTTTCCTTAGTTGGAGTTCGCCACTTGATTATCCTGTTGCCAAATGATATTGTTCTAAGCCAATGCATTTATAGTACAAGTACCTTCAACCTGTTCTTTTTTATTATCCTTTGATTTCGcaagtttttcagattttttagcCTTTTTGGGCACAACTGTTTCTCCTTCTTCGGACTCGGATTCCTCTTCACTCTCCTCGTCAGA is drawn from Lineus longissimus chromosome 1, tnLinLong1.2, whole genome shotgun sequence and contains these coding sequences:
- the LOC135490884 gene encoding nucleolin-like isoform X2, whose protein sequence is MPVVKAKQSKKTKAEPAKKSKKAPPKKVVEEESSEEDSDDSDEEMAPAQPVKAVKKPAKMEVDSDEDESSEDEKPAKKRKAEAKAPTPKSKKAKKEVAPPPPEDSDDESDEDDESEEEEEEVKPAKKGKAAAQPKKAAPPAAEESDDDDEDDESEDESSEEEEKPAMKRKAAAKAAAPKAKKAKTETPPAADSDDDDDDSEEDSDSEEAPVNGKKAKKADSDDDDDDDDDEEDSEEESSEEKEGTESSEDEEDSDEESEEESESEEGETVVPKKAKKSEKLAKSKDNKKEQVEAQKVTLYVGNVKAEVEEKHLLKFFKKNDIAVAAVRRLEGKRFGHVDLANASDLPKALALNGQELKGDALKIEESRAPGTPRTPSAGGGGDGDGQPKKLYIKNIGEDVTETMLDEIFPGSNDIFIPKRDGVPKGFAYIQFDDPKAVDKYIKSKQGVELSGESLFLDVATPKPSTPRGGRGGGFGRGGGFGRGGGFGRGGGGGERRSFGDRQEPAAGETSTIIVKNLSYDTTENGLGSYFTNTTRCKLLTDRDTGRSRGMAFISFPSPAEATEAHKSMNNSDIDGRSVHIGYANDFGSSPGGGRGGGFGGGRGGRGGFGDRGRGRGGFDRRGGGGRGGRGGRGGGASAAHKGAIQDFAGKKKVFNDDD
- the LOC135490884 gene encoding nucleolin-like isoform X1, with protein sequence MPVVKAKQSKKTKAEPAKKSKKAPPKKVVEEESSEEDSDDSDEEMAPAQPVKAVKKPAKMEVDSDEDESSEDEKPAKKRKAEAKAPTPKSKKAKKEVAPPPPEDSDDESDEDDESEEEEEEVKPAKKGKAAAQPKKAAPPAAEESDDDDEDDESEDESSEEEEKPAMKRKAAAKAAAPKAKKAKTETPPAADSDDDDDDSEEDSDSEEAPVNGKKAKKADSDDDDDDDDDEEDSEEESSEEKEGTESSEDEEDSDEESEEESESEEGETVVPKKAKKSEKLAKSKDNKKEQVEAQKVTLYVGNVKAEVEEKHLLKFFKKNDIAVAAVRRLEGKRFGHVDLANASDLPKALALNGQELKGDALKIEESRAPGTPRTPSAGVGGGGDGDGQPKKLYIKNIGEDVTETMLDEIFPGSNDIFIPKRDGVPKGFAYIQFDDPKAVDKYIKSKQGVELSGESLFLDVATPKPSTPRGGRGGGFGRGGGFGRGGGFGRGGGGGERRSFGDRQEPAAGETSTIIVKNLSYDTTENGLGSYFTNTTRCKLLTDRDTGRSRGMAFISFPSPAEATEAHKSMNNSDIDGRSVHIGYANDFGSSPGGGRGGGFGGGRGGRGGFGDRGRGRGGFDRRGGGGRGGRGGRGGGASAAHKGAIQDFAGKKKVFNDDD
- the LOC135490884 gene encoding nucleolin-like isoform X3, whose translation is MAPAQPVKAVKKPAKMEVDSDEDESSEDEKPAKKRKAEAKAPTPKSKKAKKEVAPPPPEDSDDESDEDDESEEEEEEVKPAKKGKAAAQPKKAAPPAAEESDDDDEDDESEDESSEEEEKPAMKRKAAAKAAAPKAKKAKTETPPAADSDDDDDDSEEDSDSEEAPVNGKKAKKADSDDDDDDDDDEEDSEEESSEEKEGTESSEDEEDSDEESEEESESEEGETVVPKKAKKSEKLAKSKDNKKEQVEAQKVTLYVGNVKAEVEEKHLLKFFKKNDIAVAAVRRLEGKRFGHVDLANASDLPKALALNGQELKGDALKIEESRAPGTPRTPSAGVGGGGDGDGQPKKLYIKNIGEDVTETMLDEIFPGSNDIFIPKRDGVPKGFAYIQFDDPKAVDKYIKSKQGVELSGESLFLDVATPKPSTPRGGRGGGFGRGGGFGRGGGFGRGGGGGERRSFGDRQEPAAGETSTIIVKNLSYDTTENGLGSYFTNTTRCKLLTDRDTGRSRGMAFISFPSPAEATEAHKSMNNSDIDGRSVHIGYANDFGSSPGGGRGGGFGGGRGGRGGFGDRGRGRGGFDRRGGGGRGGRGGRGGGASAAHKGAIQDFAGKKKVFNDDD
- the LOC135490884 gene encoding nucleolin-like isoform X4: MPVVKAKQSKKTKAEPAKKSKKAPPKKVVEEESSEEDSDDSDEEMAPAQPVKAVKKPAKMEVDSDEDESSEDEKPAKKRKAEAKAPTPKSKKAKKEVAPPPPEDSDDESDEDDESEEEEEEVKPAKKGKAAAQPKKAAPPAAEESDDDDEDDESEDESSEEEEKPAMKRKAAAKAAAPKAKKAKTETPPAADSDDDDDDSEEDSDSEEAPVNGKKAKKADSDDDDDDDDDEEDSEEESSEEKEGTESSEAQKVTLYVGNVKAEVEEKHLLKFFKKNDIAVAAVRRLEGKRFGHVDLANASDLPKALALNGQELKGDALKIEESRAPGTPRTPSAGVGGGGDGDGQPKKLYIKNIGEDVTETMLDEIFPGSNDIFIPKRDGVPKGFAYIQFDDPKAVDKYIKSKQGVELSGESLFLDVATPKPSTPRGGRGGGFGRGGGFGRGGGFGRGGGGGERRSFGDRQEPAAGETSTIIVKNLSYDTTENGLGSYFTNTTRCKLLTDRDTGRSRGMAFISFPSPAEATEAHKSMNNSDIDGRSVHIGYANDFGSSPGGGRGGGFGGGRGGRGGFGDRGRGRGGFDRRGGGGRGGRGGRGGGASAAHKGAIQDFAGKKKVFNDDD